CTCCTTCTGGACGTGGACCTTGCGATCTCGAGCGAGACCTGGATCTCGAGTGATTCCGGCGCTGCTGCTGTCCTGGCGGCTGCTGACCCTCCTGCGAACGCGACAACCTGACTGACGCAACCTCTTGGCGCAGCATCGAGACCTCCTGCTGGAAAGATATGCATAACTTCTTTACCTCCTCCGCTAACGAGTTGTCTGGGCTCGCTGCCGCTCCACGTGCTGCCTCTGCGATAGTAGGTCGAATCGGCAAATACTCAATCGCTGCATCGGCTACCTCGGCCGCTTTCTCCAGTGACTGGTCCTTAACGGTTACGAGGATTGGCTGCAGAGCTCTGGGAAGTCGCCCTTGCCATAACGTGCGCACTGTCGACTCCGACATGTTTTTACCTGCAAGATGCTGGAGCCGGCGGAGAAACTGCGACGGTTTCTGATCACCCATTTCCTCGCTTTCTAGCAGCCGGCGCGTCCTTTGGTCCTCCGTCGCTCCCATTCGCTTCAGGATCTCAGTTTTAAATGTTGTGTATGGAGTGTCCCCAGGCTCCGCAACGATCAAATCACGCGCTTCTGCTACGACGTCTGCGGGTAACTTGGGTAACATCATCGAGTACTTGGTCTTTTCCGCGGTTATCCGTGACATTGCGAACACCGCCTCTGCCATCGCGAACCATACCTCGAGGTCTTTCGTCCTACACTCTGGCAACTGCGGTGAAAAAGTTGCTACTTCTGGGGTTTTCTCGGCGTCTGGCGTTGGACACATTTTGACGAATAATAtgcacggaaagaaaaaaaaaaaaccccaaCGGAAAATGAAatcactcaaaaataaaatacataaatattgtcGCTCGCGCGCTCTCACTCGATATTACCCGCACACCACGTCACTGCTTGCCCGTCGATGGCTAACTACccgataataattaaaaaaaaaaaaaacgaaaaacaCTCAATGACgttagaaaaacaaaaaaagaaaatataccGCACTCTGATCACTGTTTGTCTTCACGGGGTCACCACTTTAGTGAGGAAGGGAGCAGTATATTGGttccttttaaataaaacgatttgaaatacacttaacaattttattcgaCGATAGTCACCCGGAGTGTGATGCTCAAGACGGGGAGTTAGGTCGAAGTGTCTGATGGAGAAAGGGCCCTTCGGTATCAGGGCTCTGATATTCGTAGGAGTACCGAAGGGTAGTAGTGGGAGCAAAAACAAACCCCGAAGATTTGCGGAAGTTGTCGAAAGAACGTCTtcggaaaaaagaaaatatatcgATAGAGGTAGAGCGCGGCAACAAACGCAAACGATGACGTCAGTGGGCCCCGCAGTCGCTGGCCGGGCGACCGTGGGTCCCTAATCCGTTTGGGTTTATTGCTCGACAGCAGCAAGAAGTCGTAAAAATTAggaaaacgtaaaaaaaagaaaggtAGAACAGCTGCTAGGAAAAACCCATGGGTTCGGGAAAACCCATGGGTCGGAGGGAAAAACCACTCCGGgttacaatatttacaaatgttTACTACTTAATCCTACTTGACTAAATTTCTTAACAAACTTAAAAGTACTTTACAACAATGGTTCCTAAGTCTACTGTGAAATaaatgctaaaaaatattactcgtACTTTAACGCTAgactatttttaatactttaaaatataaataaatttaaatataaaataatgagaaaaaaactgcaattaataattattaacttaactaattatttcgtGACCGCCACAAAATTAATCTCATTATGAATCAACTAAAcgttatattgaaaaatgttccctaataatttttttttaaaatagtatgTACTTTTAACAACTTTGGTGTACTATAAAGAAGGTAGAGAGGATTGAAAGTCAGTGAAAGGGTTGAGAGCAAAAGAGTGACAGTAAAGCACACTCATCGCTTCGCGATTGAGGTGTACAACTAAAAATGCTTTTGAAAAGTTGTGGTTCCCGGCCTTTTTTATGTAGGATTAagcaatttaaatatctaatgactaataataaataaagacatTAATGTATagatgaattataaataataaaataagtaatgaaCATAATAGTGAAGTATTGTATAGATATAAGACATAAAGTTAGAGAAAAACAGATGTTTAGTAGGTCATAAGATAGTATTTCTTTATATCGTCAATCGGAAGTTGACACGCGTGGTCGTTTGGTCTTTGGTTTTGCCTCTGAGTCAGTTCGTATACTCaactatatacatatgtttATATCTATTACAACTACACACATtcatatgtacatataaatgtaaataaataataatgtttagtAGTAGTGTTGACATATTGAGTAAGACAAAAACAAAAGCAAGTATA
Above is a window of Microplitis demolitor isolate Queensland-Clemson2020A chromosome 1, iyMicDemo2.1a, whole genome shotgun sequence DNA encoding:
- the LOC128668190 gene encoding uncharacterized protein LOC128668190 produces the protein MCPTPDAEKTPEVATFSPQLPECRTKDLEVWFAMAEAVFAMSRITAEKTKYSMMLPKLPADVVAEARDLIVAEPGDTPYTTFKTEILKRMGATEDQRTRRLLESEEMGDQKPSQFLRRLQHLAGKNMSESTVRTLWQGRLPRALQPILVTVKDQSLEKAAEVADAAIEYLPIRPTIAEAARGAAASPDNSLAEEVKKLCISFQQEVSMLRQEVASVRLSRSQEGQQPPGQQQRRNHSRSRSRSRSQGPRPEGVCWYHWRFQSKATKCTLPCSMSPGNLMGGR